A window from Leptospira meyeri encodes these proteins:
- a CDS encoding DUF1566 domain-containing protein, with translation MLITLGIFLFAIGCNSDWKKNAGDPFTKEFWETRLIDEWIVAYPRLFTIKGTVTGLNSSSVIIRSPSDGSYSTVSTNGSFQMTVFASPKYIQLDFPIQPNDVHCMVWDIGTWTGDGYINTKITCPFVRTLVNGKTLLWDRCTFGSTWNPDGNSNGIGNGDCSIGSPQALSFCTVAEGYDASTNPNACNGGDNTQLVNIGAVYQACVSRNLGSSYARKNWRLPFYQEMFSVIRCSATNTGEITGEDGCSAVGDATKYAGATADPILFPNAQAARYWSPQTFQALGDQQTYMVDFNIGNQSYEFKDATGFVRCVSEL, from the coding sequence TTGTTAATTACTTTAGGGATTTTCCTTTTTGCAATTGGTTGCAACTCGGATTGGAAAAAAAATGCGGGTGATCCCTTCACGAAAGAATTTTGGGAAACTCGTCTAATTGATGAATGGATTGTTGCTTATCCACGTTTGTTTACAATCAAGGGTACCGTTACAGGTTTAAATAGTTCTTCGGTAATCATTCGATCTCCATCTGATGGAAGTTACTCGACTGTTTCAACGAATGGAAGTTTTCAAATGACTGTTTTTGCTTCACCAAAATATATCCAACTTGATTTCCCAATACAACCAAATGATGTTCATTGTATGGTTTGGGATATTGGAACTTGGACAGGGGATGGTTATATCAATACGAAGATTACATGTCCCTTTGTGCGAACTCTGGTGAATGGAAAAACTCTTCTGTGGGACAGGTGCACATTTGGATCCACTTGGAATCCTGATGGTAATAGTAACGGAATCGGAAATGGTGACTGCTCCATTGGTTCTCCTCAAGCGCTTAGCTTTTGCACTGTGGCGGAAGGATATGATGCATCAACAAATCCGAATGCATGTAACGGTGGTGACAATACACAGCTTGTAAATATAGGAGCTGTCTATCAAGCTTGTGTCTCACGTAATCTTGGAAGCTCATATGCACGAAAGAACTGGAGGCTTCCATTTTACCAGGAAATGTTCTCAGTAATTCGTTGCAGTGCTACAAATACTGGAGAAATTACAGGAGAAGATGGGTGTTCCGCAGTAGGGGATGCCACCAAGTATGCTGGAGCTACCGCCGACCCAATTTTATTTCCCAATGCACAAGCTGCGAGATATTGGAGCCCACAAACCTTTCAAGCCTTAGGTGATCAACAGACGTATATGGTTGACTTCAACATAGGAAACCAATCATATGAATTTAAAGATGCGACTGGTTTTGTTCGGTGTGTTTCCGAATTATAA
- the ispH gene encoding 4-hydroxy-3-methylbut-2-enyl diphosphate reductase produces MLETIYLANPRGFCAGVKYAISYVETAFQENPETPLYVRKEIVHNQRVVEEMKKKGIRFINELKEVPDGATVVFSAHGVSPEVVKEATERKMKIGDATCPLVTRVHKKARNIKDSHQIIYIGHRGHDEAIGTMGEAQMFLVESPEDVENLKDKITKDKPLTYLMQTTLSVADTKNIVKKIEEVFPYVEHPQKDDICYATTERQEAVRSMLESVDAMLVIGAENSSNSVRLCQLAKKTRPASFQISKKEDVDPNHIKTSGIKTLGITAGASSPQVLVDEIVGEILKHFPDAKVSLFPESREDTMSFKLPKELLKQY; encoded by the coding sequence GTGTTAGAGACAATTTATTTAGCGAACCCCCGTGGATTTTGTGCAGGAGTGAAGTATGCTATTTCCTATGTGGAGACAGCATTTCAAGAAAACCCAGAAACCCCTCTTTATGTTCGCAAAGAGATCGTCCACAACCAAAGGGTTGTTGAGGAAATGAAGAAAAAAGGTATCCGGTTCATCAACGAGCTCAAAGAAGTTCCCGATGGTGCTACCGTTGTGTTTTCTGCCCATGGGGTTTCCCCAGAGGTGGTAAAAGAAGCCACAGAACGTAAAATGAAAATTGGCGATGCCACCTGTCCCCTTGTCACAAGGGTCCATAAAAAGGCACGTAATATCAAAGATTCTCACCAAATCATCTATATTGGTCATAGAGGCCATGATGAGGCGATTGGAACGATGGGAGAAGCTCAAATGTTTCTCGTGGAATCTCCAGAAGATGTGGAAAATCTCAAAGACAAAATCACAAAAGACAAACCCCTCACCTATCTCATGCAAACCACCCTTTCCGTGGCTGATACAAAGAACATTGTCAAAAAAATTGAAGAAGTATTTCCTTACGTAGAACATCCGCAAAAGGATGATATCTGTTATGCGACAACAGAGCGTCAAGAAGCTGTCAGATCAATGTTAGAATCAGTGGATGCTATGCTTGTCATTGGGGCTGAAAATTCTTCTAATTCTGTTAGGTTATGCCAATTGGCTAAAAAAACAAGGCCTGCCAGTTTCCAAATCTCCAAAAAGGAAGATGTGGATCCAAATCATATCAAAACATCGGGGATAAAAACCCTCGGCATTACTGCTGGCGCTTCAAGTCCCCAAGTCCTTGTTGACGAAATTGTGGGAGAAATATTAAAACATTTTCCGGATGCCAAGGTATCTCTCTTTCCAGAAAGCCGAGAAGACACCATGAGTTTTAAACTACCGAAAGAGTTGCTCAAACAGTATTAG
- a CDS encoding sensor histidine kinase, giving the protein MDLDPWSLLKASLEGDDSGTAILSIDRSSKKFEILIKNHLFESLESEFELNTFLCKKIENSDFSTELIYITNGTILEASFGKFQFPEGRKNKEYTKFFIKDITTKQRQEEEIAWRLRFELGVASSIQILIQQPSIREGLPHAIYQLLYFTEMDSVFFLKYEPVENKDFFKTWANERKTTKYPLLPEQCQNEDWYELGLGRWVHKLKKGKTIYLIPNKALPREKWFFEQTKAETILLIPVRFENRFLGVMGFFKYKQNSPIEHENLLIYQTVSRWMGLFVQRDLDLTELNRYKSTLESLVLERTVALTQTKEELERAYRAKTEFLAHMSHELRTPLNSIIGFSKLIQLPDSDETGKEYLNYIYTGGTRLLNMINEILNLMKIESGQIQIQITSFKPEDICRQTLDLIQPQANAKGLEIRFRPPIQSKEVYSDGGKIQQILLNLLSNAIKYANHPYIEMDCEWNEGNLEISVRDFGPGISEEDQNRIFHTFTRLNDDGKIEGTGLGLSISQGLANRLGGSLILKSQLGQGSIFILKLPEIIK; this is encoded by the coding sequence ATGGATCTGGATCCTTGGTCATTACTAAAGGCCTCTTTAGAGGGGGATGACTCGGGAACCGCAATTCTTTCCATTGACAGGTCATCAAAGAAATTTGAGATCCTGATTAAAAATCATTTATTTGAATCTTTAGAATCAGAATTTGAATTAAATACCTTTCTTTGCAAAAAGATTGAAAACTCTGACTTTTCCACAGAACTAATTTATATCACAAATGGAACCATATTAGAGGCTTCCTTTGGTAAGTTTCAATTTCCTGAAGGAAGAAAAAATAAAGAATACACAAAATTCTTTATAAAGGATATCACCACCAAACAAAGACAGGAAGAAGAAATTGCTTGGAGGCTTCGATTTGAATTAGGAGTAGCCTCCTCAATTCAAATTTTAATTCAACAACCTTCCATTCGAGAAGGCCTACCTCATGCAATCTATCAGTTGTTATATTTTACTGAAATGGATTCAGTTTTTTTTCTTAAATATGAACCGGTAGAAAATAAAGATTTTTTTAAAACTTGGGCCAACGAGCGAAAGACAACTAAATATCCACTATTGCCAGAACAATGCCAAAACGAAGATTGGTATGAATTAGGTCTTGGTCGTTGGGTTCATAAACTAAAGAAAGGGAAAACCATTTATTTAATCCCAAACAAAGCCTTACCAAGAGAGAAATGGTTCTTCGAACAAACCAAAGCCGAAACGATCCTTCTCATTCCCGTTCGTTTTGAAAATCGCTTTTTAGGAGTTATGGGATTTTTCAAATACAAACAGAATTCGCCGATTGAACATGAAAATCTTTTAATTTACCAGACTGTTAGTCGTTGGATGGGACTTTTTGTCCAAAGGGATTTGGACCTTACCGAACTGAATCGATACAAATCGACATTAGAATCTTTGGTTTTAGAAAGGACGGTAGCTCTTACCCAAACGAAAGAGGAATTAGAGCGCGCCTACCGAGCAAAAACCGAATTTTTAGCTCATATGAGCCACGAACTCAGAACACCCTTGAATTCTATCATTGGATTTTCAAAACTCATTCAGTTACCCGATTCAGATGAAACTGGAAAGGAATACCTAAATTATATTTATACCGGTGGGACAAGGCTCCTAAATATGATTAACGAAATTCTAAATTTAATGAAAATCGAATCGGGACAAATTCAAATCCAAATAACATCGTTTAAACCAGAAGACATATGTCGCCAAACATTGGATTTAATCCAACCGCAAGCCAATGCAAAGGGTTTAGAAATTAGATTTCGCCCTCCCATACAGTCAAAAGAGGTTTACTCTGACGGAGGAAAAATCCAACAAATTCTACTCAACCTACTTTCGAATGCGATCAAATATGCAAATCATCCCTATATCGAAATGGATTGCGAATGGAACGAAGGAAATTTAGAGATTTCTGTCAGGGATTTTGGACCCGGAATCTCAGAAGAAGACCAAAATCGGATTTTCCATACCTTTACCCGGTTAAACGATGATGGGAAGATCGAAGGAACAGGGCTTGGCCTTTCGATTTCTCAAGGTTTGGCGAACCGACTAGGAGGTTCACTCATACTCAAATCCCAATTAGGCCAAGGTTCTATTTTTATACTCAAGTTACCTGAAATAATAAAATAA
- the fcpB gene encoding flagellar-coiling protein FcpB, with protein MKIKLILPILLLNFGVFAQTGSSETGSTSAGIDPTQSGKSITETEKELDDNISEVNKRLRLHTVLFKMKVRTLPHRTVLYKGKPSADGERCEAADKQEAQDNTCLHLEVFDFVGSEDGRSGRNLGAKFKKMELFFEGTNNADPDPRKEQPRNLTKVRTYIYQNNFVLEDKIISVIADVAPNGAPAHNDKIELFYQHDDYPVWGTPETPSEKGVGKYILANVENTKTNPIRNNFKKQFYFKNLDYFDKLFTKLFDYNDRDSNKHYKKNVEALKSSLKY; from the coding sequence ATGAAAATAAAATTAATTCTCCCCATCCTTTTGCTCAACTTTGGGGTTTTCGCTCAAACTGGTAGCTCGGAAACAGGTTCCACTTCTGCAGGAATTGACCCAACCCAATCCGGTAAGTCCATCACTGAGACAGAGAAAGAACTAGATGATAATATTTCTGAAGTAAACAAAAGACTTCGTTTGCACACAGTTTTATTTAAAATGAAAGTGAGAACTCTTCCTCACCGCACTGTCCTTTACAAAGGAAAACCAAGTGCTGACGGAGAAAGATGTGAAGCCGCTGATAAACAAGAGGCACAAGATAACACTTGTTTGCATTTGGAAGTTTTTGACTTTGTTGGAAGTGAAGACGGACGTTCTGGAAGAAATTTAGGTGCAAAATTCAAAAAGATGGAACTCTTTTTTGAAGGCACAAACAATGCAGACCCAGACCCAAGAAAAGAACAACCTCGTAACCTTACAAAAGTTAGAACCTATATTTACCAAAACAATTTTGTTTTAGAAGACAAAATCATCTCTGTAATTGCTGACGTTGCACCAAACGGAGCACCGGCACATAATGATAAAATTGAACTCTTCTACCAACATGATGACTATCCTGTTTGGGGAACTCCAGAAACTCCTTCGGAAAAAGGTGTTGGTAAATACATTCTTGCAAACGTAGAGAATACAAAAACAAACCCAATCAGAAACAATTTCAAAAAACAATTCTACTTCAAAAATTTGGACTACTTCGACAAATTGTTTACTAAACTTTTCGATTATAACGATCGTGATTCTAATAAACATTATAAGAAGAACGTTGAAGCATTGAAGAGTTCTTTAAAATACTAA
- a CDS encoding O-acetylhomoserine aminocarboxypropyltransferase/cysteine synthase family protein — protein MPRNFKPETIALHGGQEPDPTTTSRAVPLYQTTSYVFKDTDHAARLFGLQEFGNIYTRLMNPTTDVLEKRVAALEGGVAALATASGQSAEMLALLNIVEAGQEIVASSSLYGGTYNLLHYTFPKLGIKVHFVDQSDPENFRKASNDKTRAFYAETLGNPKLDTLDIAAVSKVAKEVGVPLVIDNTMPSPYLVNPLKHGADIVVHSLTKFLGGHGTSIGGIIIDGGSFNWGNGKFKNFTEPDPSYHGLKFWEVFGKFEPFGGVNIAFILKARVQGLRDLGPAISPFNAWQILQGVETLPLRMERHSSNALKVAEFLQKHPKIEWVNYPGLSTDKNYATAKKYHERGLFGAIVGFEIKGGVEKAKKFIDGLELFSLLANIGDAKSLAIHPASTTHQQLTGPEQISAGVTPGFVRLSVGLENIDDILVDLEEALKNI, from the coding sequence ATGCCACGTAATTTTAAACCAGAAACCATCGCACTCCACGGAGGACAGGAACCGGATCCGACCACCACATCGAGAGCTGTGCCACTGTACCAAACCACATCCTATGTATTTAAAGATACAGACCATGCTGCCCGACTTTTCGGTCTGCAAGAGTTTGGAAATATCTATACAAGGCTTATGAATCCAACCACAGATGTTTTAGAAAAACGTGTGGCTGCTTTAGAAGGTGGTGTCGCTGCGCTTGCAACTGCATCTGGACAAAGCGCTGAAATGTTAGCTCTCCTCAACATCGTGGAAGCAGGACAAGAAATTGTTGCGTCTTCTTCTTTATATGGTGGAACCTACAACCTACTCCATTATACATTCCCTAAACTCGGAATCAAAGTGCACTTTGTAGACCAGTCAGATCCTGAAAACTTTCGTAAAGCATCGAATGATAAAACGAGAGCATTTTATGCAGAAACGTTAGGAAATCCAAAATTAGATACCTTAGACATTGCAGCGGTTAGCAAAGTAGCTAAGGAAGTAGGTGTTCCGCTTGTGATTGATAACACAATGCCTTCTCCTTATTTAGTGAACCCACTCAAACATGGTGCAGACATAGTGGTCCACTCTCTCACTAAATTTTTAGGCGGTCATGGAACTTCCATTGGTGGAATCATCATCGATGGTGGAAGTTTCAATTGGGGGAATGGAAAATTTAAGAATTTCACAGAGCCAGATCCGTCATACCATGGACTAAAGTTTTGGGAAGTCTTTGGAAAGTTCGAACCTTTCGGCGGGGTGAACATTGCTTTTATTTTGAAAGCTCGAGTACAAGGTCTTCGCGATCTTGGCCCAGCGATTTCTCCTTTCAATGCTTGGCAAATTTTACAAGGTGTGGAAACTCTTCCACTTCGTATGGAACGACACTCAAGTAATGCTCTCAAAGTTGCCGAGTTTTTACAAAAACATCCAAAGATTGAATGGGTCAATTACCCAGGCCTTTCAACTGACAAAAACTATGCCACAGCCAAAAAATACCATGAACGTGGACTTTTTGGTGCAATCGTAGGATTTGAAATCAAAGGTGGCGTAGAAAAAGCCAAAAAATTTATTGATGGATTGGAACTTTTTAGTCTTCTTGCTAACATTGGTGATGCGAAGTCTCTTGCCATTCACCCGGCTTCCACAACTCACCAACAGCTGACTGGTCCGGAACAAATTTCTGCGGGAGTTACCCCTGGATTTGTTCGTTTGAGTGTCGGTCTTGAAAACATTGATGACATTCTGGTAGACTTGGAAGAGGCATTAAAAAATATCTGA
- a CDS encoding RsmE family RNA methyltransferase, whose amino-acid sequence MNWILVYEKELIQNHLVTLTGERHIHIQTILKKDKEDTIQVVIPFSGNFIFKIQSTNETSTTLEKSNSLPDILKPLPIHIFFSLPRPQTGKKILHLCGAYGVNSVYFHTTESKNKEYWTSPVYTKDTISYLETGLSQTGNYKLTNLHLAQSVAWKPFLKSWKGKVIILDREGENLAEGIDEIKKSFEEILFVFGPESGWKPDDLMFFKESGFMLLSLGKINLRTEFAFSALLHQLFLIRN is encoded by the coding sequence TTGAATTGGATTCTTGTTTACGAAAAGGAATTAATCCAAAACCACCTAGTAACTTTAACTGGCGAAAGACATATTCATATCCAAACCATTTTAAAAAAAGACAAGGAAGACACCATTCAAGTGGTCATTCCTTTTTCTGGAAATTTTATTTTTAAAATCCAATCGACTAACGAAACATCGACTACATTAGAGAAATCGAATTCACTACCTGATATTTTAAAACCACTTCCTATTCATATTTTCTTTTCTTTACCAAGACCTCAAACGGGGAAAAAAATTTTACACCTATGTGGAGCATACGGGGTAAACTCTGTATATTTTCATACAACAGAGTCTAAGAATAAAGAATATTGGACCTCTCCCGTTTATACAAAAGATACAATTTCTTATCTGGAAACAGGCCTAAGCCAAACAGGAAATTACAAACTAACAAATTTGCATTTGGCTCAATCAGTGGCATGGAAACCGTTTCTAAAATCATGGAAGGGAAAGGTTATCATTTTGGATCGCGAAGGAGAAAATTTAGCAGAAGGTATAGATGAAATTAAAAAATCATTCGAAGAGATTCTTTTTGTCTTTGGACCAGAATCAGGCTGGAAACCAGATGATCTTATGTTCTTCAAAGAATCTGGTTTTATGTTGTTGAGTCTTGGAAAAATAAATTTGAGAACCGAATTTGCATTCTCAGCTCTTTTACACCAATTGTTTTTGATTAGAAACTAA
- a CDS encoding flagellin — MIINHNVSAIFAHRTLKSNDANLSKDIEKLSSGMRINKAGDDASGLAVSEKMRTQIAGLRRAEQNTEDGMSLIQTAEGYLQETHEIVQRVRVLAVQAANGIYSEEDRQQIQVEVSQLVDEIDRIASQAEFNKMKLLTGAFARLNPTASMWFHIGANMHQRERVYIETMNTAALGLRNPTVLTFISLSTAGKANSVIGLCDDALRVISKQRADLGAYYNRMEHAAKGLMNAYENTQASESRIRDTDMAEQMTSFTRYQILTQAATSMLAQANMKSQSVMRLLQ, encoded by the coding sequence ATGATTATCAACCACAACGTAAGTGCGATCTTTGCACACAGAACTTTGAAGTCTAACGACGCGAACCTGAGCAAAGATATCGAAAAGTTGTCTTCTGGTATGCGTATTAACAAAGCCGGAGATGACGCATCTGGACTTGCAGTGTCTGAGAAAATGAGAACTCAGATTGCTGGTCTTCGACGTGCAGAACAGAATACTGAAGATGGTATGTCCCTCATTCAAACGGCGGAAGGATATCTTCAAGAAACACACGAAATCGTTCAACGTGTTCGTGTACTCGCGGTGCAAGCTGCGAACGGTATCTACTCGGAAGAAGATAGACAACAGATCCAAGTCGAGGTTTCACAGCTAGTGGACGAGATCGATCGTATTGCTTCTCAAGCAGAATTCAACAAAATGAAACTGCTTACAGGAGCTTTTGCTCGCCTCAACCCAACTGCTAGTATGTGGTTCCATATTGGAGCTAACATGCACCAAAGAGAGCGCGTGTACATTGAAACAATGAATACTGCGGCATTGGGATTAAGAAACCCTACGGTTCTTACTTTCATCTCTCTTTCGACTGCAGGTAAAGCAAACTCCGTGATCGGACTTTGTGATGATGCCCTAAGAGTGATCTCTAAACAAAGAGCTGACCTTGGTGCTTATTACAACCGTATGGAGCATGCTGCGAAAGGACTTATGAATGCTTATGAAAACACACAAGCTTCTGAGTCTCGTATCCGTGATACTGACATGGCTGAACAAATGACCAGCTTCACGAGATACCAAATCTTAACTCAGGCCGCTACTTCAATGCTTGCACAAGCAAACATGAAGTCTCAGTCAGTGATGAGATTGCTCCAGTAA
- the metW gene encoding methionine biosynthesis protein MetW, whose amino-acid sequence MNIHTNEALGLDLKNRPDISYIANLIKPGERVLDLGCGYGELMLILKNKGVRVQGIEKDDKCIIQCVKKSLYVHHGDIDDGLKHHLDHSFDFVILNQTIQQTLNPGEIIKECLRIGKQVIIVFPNFSHWQIRSSILLSGKTPVTELMPFHWYDTPNLHYLSGKDFEDFCDFERIKVLHRAFFNRTRQIKLFPNLFATLALFVIRA is encoded by the coding sequence TTGAACATCCATACGAATGAAGCCTTAGGTTTGGATTTAAAAAATAGACCTGATATCTCATACATTGCAAACCTAATTAAACCTGGGGAAAGGGTTTTGGATCTTGGTTGTGGGTATGGTGAACTTATGTTGATCCTAAAGAACAAAGGGGTTCGTGTCCAAGGGATTGAAAAAGATGATAAATGTATCATCCAATGCGTAAAAAAAAGTTTATATGTACATCATGGAGATATTGATGATGGACTGAAACACCATTTGGATCATAGTTTTGATTTTGTCATTCTCAACCAGACCATACAACAGACGTTAAATCCTGGTGAAATCATTAAAGAATGTTTACGAATTGGGAAACAAGTAATCATTGTATTTCCCAACTTTTCTCATTGGCAAATTCGATCTTCCATCCTTCTAAGCGGTAAAACGCCTGTGACAGAACTTATGCCTTTCCACTGGTATGACACACCGAACTTACATTATTTATCAGGAAAGGATTTTGAGGATTTTTGTGACTTTGAAAGGATCAAAGTATTACACAGAGCTTTTTTTAACCGAACAAGACAAATCAAATTGTTTCCCAATTTATTTGCAACATTAGCTTTGTTTGTCATCAGAGCCTAA
- the ilvA gene encoding threonine ammonia-lyase — protein MNTNPKILNSDSAYQILEPIINKTPLQFDSRLSEQYGSKIYIKREDLQVVRSYKIRGAYHLIQSLSLEERKNGVVCASAGNHAQGVAYSCKLLQIFGVIYMPEVTPKQKINQVRMFGGNFVEIKLVGDNFDECQTEAIKFAIQNSISFIPPFDHIKIMEGQGTVAKEILDEESDIDYVFVPIGGGGLCAGVGSYFKEKSPNTKIIGVEPFGAPSMTEALKQGKPVLLEKIDKFVDGAAVKKVGDLTFPICKDILSDMLLVKEGKVCSTLLKLYNEDAIVAEPAGALSISALDQYTDQIRGKKVVCILSGGNNDIDRMQEIKERSLLYEGLKHYFIVRFAQRPGALKQFVNEILGPNDDIVRFEFIQKNNKESGPALIGIELKSRDDFQSLLERMDAFHLNFTLVNQDENLFEYLI, from the coding sequence ATGAATACTAATCCGAAAATTTTAAATAGCGATTCTGCTTATCAAATATTAGAGCCCATCATTAACAAAACCCCCTTGCAATTCGACTCTAGGTTGTCAGAGCAGTATGGATCTAAGATTTATATCAAACGTGAAGACTTACAGGTTGTAAGGTCTTACAAGATACGGGGGGCATATCATCTGATTCAGAGTTTGAGTTTGGAAGAACGAAAGAATGGTGTGGTTTGTGCAAGTGCAGGAAATCATGCACAAGGTGTGGCATACTCATGTAAGTTACTCCAGATTTTTGGAGTCATTTATATGCCAGAAGTCACACCAAAACAAAAAATCAACCAAGTGCGAATGTTTGGTGGTAATTTTGTGGAAATCAAACTGGTTGGAGATAACTTTGATGAATGTCAAACGGAAGCAATTAAGTTCGCAATACAAAATTCAATATCCTTTATCCCTCCTTTTGACCATATCAAAATTATGGAAGGTCAAGGTACTGTTGCCAAAGAAATTTTAGATGAAGAGTCTGACATCGATTATGTGTTCGTTCCCATTGGTGGAGGTGGGCTTTGCGCTGGAGTTGGCAGTTATTTTAAAGAAAAATCTCCTAACACCAAAATAATAGGAGTGGAACCATTCGGTGCTCCTTCCATGACGGAAGCTCTCAAACAAGGGAAACCAGTTTTACTTGAAAAAATCGACAAATTTGTGGACGGAGCGGCAGTGAAAAAAGTAGGAGATCTCACGTTTCCTATTTGTAAGGATATTCTTTCTGATATGTTACTCGTCAAAGAAGGAAAAGTTTGTTCCACCTTATTGAAATTATACAATGAAGACGCCATTGTTGCAGAACCTGCAGGGGCCTTAAGTATTTCTGCATTGGACCAGTATACGGATCAAATTCGTGGGAAAAAAGTTGTTTGTATTTTAAGCGGCGGAAATAACGACATTGATCGAATGCAAGAAATCAAGGAAAGATCACTCCTTTACGAAGGTTTAAAACACTATTTTATAGTTCGTTTTGCACAAAGACCTGGTGCCTTAAAACAATTTGTAAATGAGATACTAGGTCCAAACGATGATATTGTTCGATTTGAATTCATCCAAAAGAATAATAAAGAATCTGGTCCTGCCCTCATCGGAATTGAGTTAAAGTCGAGAGATGATTTTCAATCATTGTTAGAAAGAATGGATGCATTTCATTTGAATTTCACTTTGGTCAATCAAGATGAGAATTTATTTGAATACTTAATTTAA
- the metX gene encoding homoserine O-acetyltransferase MetX: MPTSEQNEFSHGSVGVVYTQSIRFESLTLEGGETITPLEIAYETYGTLNEKKDNAILVCHALSGDAHAAGFHEGDKRPGWWDYYIGPGKSFDTNRYFIISSNVIGGCKGSSGPLTINGKNGKPFQSTFPFVSIGDMVNAQEKLISHFGIHKLFAVAGGSMGGMQALQWSVAYPDRLKNCIVMASSSEHSAQQIAFNEVGRQAILSDPNWNQGLYTQENRPSKGLALARMMGHITYLSDEMMREKFGRKPPKGNIQSTDFAVGSYLIYQGESFVDRFDANSYIYVTKALDHFSLGTGKELTKVLAKVRCRFLVVAYTSDWLYPPYQSEEIVKSLEVNAVPVSFVELNNPAGHDSFLLPSEQQDSILRDFLSSTDEGVFL, translated from the coding sequence ATGCCTACCTCCGAACAGAACGAGTTTTCCCACGGATCCGTAGGTGTCGTATATACTCAGAGCATTCGATTTGAGTCTTTGACTCTAGAGGGGGGTGAAACCATCACTCCTCTTGAAATTGCCTACGAAACGTATGGCACTCTCAATGAAAAAAAAGACAATGCCATTCTAGTTTGCCATGCGCTTTCGGGAGATGCTCATGCAGCAGGTTTCCATGAAGGAGACAAACGTCCTGGCTGGTGGGATTATTATATTGGACCGGGCAAATCCTTTGATACCAATCGTTACTTTATCATTTCTTCCAACGTAATTGGTGGTTGTAAGGGTTCCAGTGGACCACTTACCATCAATGGGAAAAATGGAAAACCATTCCAATCCACTTTTCCCTTTGTCTCCATAGGAGATATGGTGAATGCTCAAGAAAAATTAATCAGCCATTTTGGAATTCATAAACTATTTGCTGTTGCCGGTGGTTCGATGGGTGGAATGCAAGCCTTACAATGGTCAGTCGCATACCCAGATCGGCTCAAAAATTGTATCGTGATGGCATCTTCTTCCGAACATTCTGCACAACAAATTGCCTTTAATGAAGTGGGAAGACAAGCCATTCTTTCTGATCCCAATTGGAACCAAGGTTTGTACACCCAGGAAAACAGACCGTCAAAGGGACTTGCTCTTGCTCGAATGATGGGTCACATCACTTACTTAAGTGATGAAATGATGAGAGAAAAATTTGGTCGTAAACCACCCAAAGGAAATATCCAATCCACAGACTTTGCGGTAGGAAGTTATCTAATCTACCAAGGCGAATCCTTTGTCGATCGGTTTGATGCAAACTCATATATTTATGTTACAAAAGCATTGGATCATTTTAGTTTAGGTACAGGAAAAGAACTTACAAAGGTATTGGCAAAAGTGAGATGCCGGTTTTTGGTAGTGGCTTATACTTCCGATTGGTTGTATCCACCGTATCAATCTGAAGAAATTGTGAAATCTTTGGAAGTGAATGCTGTTCCCGTTAGTTTTGTAGAACTCAACAATCCAGCAGGACATGATAGTTTTTTGTTACCAAGTGAGCAACAAGACTCGATCCTAAGAGATTTTTTAAGTTCTACGGACGAAGGAGTTTTCCTTTGA